The following proteins are co-located in the Deinococcus metallilatus genome:
- a CDS encoding NUDIX domain-containing protein, translated as MKTHLLARAVIQDAGHVLVAQARGFSHTFLPGGHIEPGEGMKAVLARELSEELGLSVEVSRFLGVVEFW; from the coding sequence GTGAAGACTCATTTGCTCGCCCGCGCTGTCATTCAGGACGCCGGGCATGTGCTGGTGGCCCAAGCACGTGGCTTTAGCCATACCTTTCTGCCTGGCGGCCACATCGAACCCGGTGAGGGGATGAAGGCGGTCCTCGCCCGCGAACTCTCCGAAGAGTTGGGCCTGAGCGTGGAGGTGAGCCGATTTTTGGGGGTTGTGGAGTTCTGGTGA
- the uvrB gene encoding excinuclease ABC subunit UvrB — translation MLRVKSDFKPSGDQPTAIRSLVDGLESGLRFQTLLGATGTGKSVAWHEPVTVEVAGHVCRLPIGGLIDGVFGKPTQDEESLELPPLEPTRVLAWDAETGRVDWRDVTALSRHRTPETLQRLTTACGRDVTVTADHSVWVLRGGQLHLIHGDAVQEGDALPVPRRVPEPGQTLTHLNTLEVLDGLPFQVSAPYAAEQDSEWRELVEAHYPQPPSKLHAIRHGKKAGRLHIPGARAAIAGGLMTLEESCVSARTADLPAALPLNAPLALLLGHYLAEGHSADRFALISVRDPEIQGQVEEALKALGAGFFRRRDGDFVLGGRVWHELLSRLLGRNAHTKHLPENFAAFPNAFLAGLLRAYFEGDGGVERNAVTAVTASKRLAGEMIEVLLRFGVWTRLREVQKKRPDGTYGTYHKLTISGAENLGHFQSEIGFLSGRKQKLLAEAVEQAGQGNTNVDLIPGVGPRLLAERERAGLSQRDVAERAGCTRTMISAIECGIRAPSAALFRRICTALGIQDAAFTGLADVHWSAIVGAEQTTPQTPFVYDFSVDGFETFLTGRGGLFVHNTYSMAKVIEETGRPALIMAPNKILTAQLASEFREFFPDAAVEFFISYYDYYQPEAYVPGKDLFIEKDAAINQEIERLRHSTTRSLLTRRDTIVVASVSCIYGLGDPAEYRALNLILKVGEKVGRDEILGRLVTMQYERNDIELAPGRFRAKGDIVEVWPSYDEQPLRIELWGEDVDRIQVVHPLTGDKLADLDATIVYPAKHYVSSAGNIERAIVTIQEELDQRLDYFKSVGKLLEAQRIKERTLYDLEMLKVLGYCSGIENYSRHIDGRAPGATPYTMLDYFPDDFITFIDESHVTVPQIGGMANGDRARKQTLVDYGFRLPSAMDNRPLNFDEFLSKTGQLVFVSATPGPFEREVSDSVADQIIRPTGLVDPPVSIHPIQGQVDDLLGRIRERAARGERVLVTTLTKRMSEDLTEYLLEKGVKARYMHSDIDSVERQVIIRDLRLGHYDVLVGINLLREGLDLPEVSLVAILDADKPGFLRSERALIQTIGRAARNVNGEVVLYGDTVTPAMQSAMEETARRREKQLAYNAEHGITPTTVVKGVRDVIRGEEVAEAADPADLGDDRDALTTQLTDLELEMWQASEDLDFERAASLRDQIRAIEAKLQGKEFKQATVPGQKQRTRRKGGVR, via the coding sequence ATGCTCAGGGTCAAGTCCGACTTCAAACCGTCCGGGGACCAGCCGACCGCCATTCGCAGCCTGGTGGACGGGCTGGAGTCGGGCCTTCGGTTTCAGACGTTGCTGGGGGCGACGGGGACGGGCAAGAGCGTGGCCTGGCACGAGCCGGTCACCGTCGAGGTCGCGGGGCACGTCTGCCGCCTCCCCATCGGTGGGCTGATCGATGGCGTATTCGGCAAGCCCACGCAGGACGAGGAATCGCTCGAACTGCCACCTCTGGAACCCACGCGCGTCCTCGCGTGGGATGCGGAAACGGGCCGGGTGGACTGGCGGGACGTGACCGCCCTCAGTCGCCACCGCACGCCGGAAACGTTACAGCGCCTAACCACCGCCTGCGGGCGTGACGTGACCGTAACCGCCGACCACAGTGTCTGGGTCCTGCGCGGCGGGCAACTGCACCTGATTCACGGCGACGCGGTGCAGGAAGGCGACGCCCTGCCGGTGCCGCGCCGCGTGCCGGAGCCGGGGCAGACGCTAACACATCTGAACACGCTGGAGGTTCTGGACGGGCTGCCTTTTCAGGTGTCCGCGCCGTACGCGGCCGAGCAGGACAGCGAATGGCGCGAACTGGTGGAGGCGCATTACCCGCAGCCGCCCAGCAAGTTGCACGCCATTCGGCACGGCAAGAAAGCGGGCCGCCTGCACATCCCGGGGGCCAGGGCGGCCATCGCGGGCGGGCTGATGACCTTGGAAGAAAGCTGTGTTTCCGCGCGGACAGCCGATCTTCCCGCCGCCCTGCCGTTGAATGCACCACTGGCGCTGCTGCTGGGGCACTATCTGGCCGAGGGGCATTCCGCCGACAGATTCGCCCTCATTTCGGTGCGTGACCCGGAGATTCAGGGGCAGGTTGAGGAGGCGCTGAAGGCGCTGGGCGCTGGCTTCTTCCGCCGCAGGGACGGGGACTTCGTGCTGGGCGGGCGCGTGTGGCATGAACTGCTCTCGCGGCTGCTGGGCAGAAACGCCCACACCAAGCACCTCCCAGAGAACTTCGCGGCCTTCCCGAACGCTTTTCTGGCGGGCCTCCTGCGGGCCTACTTCGAGGGTGACGGGGGCGTGGAGAGGAATGCAGTCACGGCGGTCACAGCGAGCAAACGGCTGGCTGGGGAAATGATCGAGGTGCTGCTGCGTTTTGGCGTCTGGACACGGCTGCGCGAGGTGCAGAAGAAACGGCCAGATGGCACGTATGGCACGTATCACAAGCTGACGATCTCCGGCGCGGAGAACTTGGGGCACTTCCAGAGTGAAATCGGCTTCCTGAGTGGGCGGAAGCAGAAGCTGCTCGCTGAAGCCGTGGAGCAGGCCGGGCAGGGCAACACGAACGTTGACCTGATTCCCGGCGTGGGGCCGAGGCTGCTGGCCGAACGCGAACGCGCGGGCCTCAGCCAGCGGGATGTGGCGGAGCGGGCGGGCTGTACCCGAACCATGATCTCGGCCATTGAGTGTGGGATTCGCGCGCCGAGTGCCGCACTTTTCCGGCGCATCTGCACGGCGCTGGGGATTCAGGACGCGGCCTTCACCGGCCTGGCGGATGTGCATTGGTCAGCTATCGTGGGGGCGGAGCAGACGACGCCGCAGACGCCGTTTGTCTACGACTTCAGCGTGGACGGCTTCGAGACGTTCCTGACCGGGCGCGGGGGCCTCTTCGTCCACAACACCTATAGCATGGCCAAAGTCATCGAGGAAACCGGCCGCCCCGCCCTGATCATGGCCCCCAACAAGATTCTGACCGCCCAGCTCGCCTCCGAGTTCCGCGAGTTCTTCCCCGACGCTGCGGTCGAATTCTTCATCTCCTACTACGACTATTACCAGCCCGAAGCCTACGTGCCCGGCAAGGACCTCTTCATCGAAAAGGACGCGGCCATCAACCAGGAGATCGAGCGGCTCAGGCACTCCACCACCCGCAGCCTGCTGACGCGGCGGGACACCATCGTGGTCGCGTCGGTGTCATGCATCTACGGCCTGGGCGACCCCGCCGAGTACCGCGCGCTGAACCTGATCCTGAAGGTGGGCGAGAAGGTGGGCCGCGACGAGATCCTGGGCCGCCTGGTGACCATGCAGTACGAGCGCAACGATATCGAACTCGCGCCGGGCCGCTTCCGCGCGAAGGGCGACATCGTGGAGGTGTGGCCCAGCTACGACGAGCAGCCGCTCCGCATCGAGCTGTGGGGTGAGGACGTGGACCGGATTCAGGTGGTCCATCCGCTGACCGGGGACAAGCTGGCCGACCTCGACGCGACCATCGTCTATCCCGCCAAGCATTACGTCTCCAGCGCGGGGAACATCGAGCGGGCCATCGTGACGATTCAGGAGGAACTGGATCAGCGGCTCGACTACTTCAAGTCGGTGGGCAAGCTGCTCGAAGCGCAGCGCATCAAGGAACGCACCCTCTACGACCTGGAGATGCTCAAGGTGCTGGGCTACTGCTCGGGCATCGAGAACTACTCGCGGCACATCGACGGGCGCGCGCCGGGGGCCACGCCGTACACCATGCTGGACTACTTCCCGGACGACTTCATCACCTTCATCGACGAGTCGCACGTGACAGTGCCGCAGATCGGCGGGATGGCGAACGGCGACCGCGCGCGCAAGCAGACGCTGGTGGACTACGGCTTCCGCCTGCCGTCGGCGATGGACAACCGCCCCCTCAACTTCGACGAGTTCCTGAGCAAGACCGGACAGCTCGTGTTCGTGTCGGCCACCCCCGGCCCCTTCGAGCGCGAGGTCAGCGACTCGGTGGCCGACCAGATCATCCGCCCGACGGGGCTGGTGGACCCGCCCGTCTCCATCCACCCCATTCAGGGGCAGGTGGACGATCTGCTGGGCCGCATCCGCGAACGGGCGGCACGGGGCGAACGGGTGCTGGTGACCACCCTCACCAAGCGGATGTCAGAGGACCTGACGGAGTACCTGCTCGAAAAGGGTGTGAAGGCCCGCTACATGCACTCGGACATCGACAGCGTGGAGCGTCAGGTGATCATCCGCGACCTGCGGCTGGGGCACTATGACGTGCTGGTGGGGATCAACCTGCTGCGCGAGGGGCTGGACCTGCCCGAAGTGTCGCTGGTGGCGATTCTGGACGCGGACAAGCCGGGCTTCCTCAGGTCCGAACGCGCGCTGATCCAGACCATCGGCCGCGCCGCCCGCAACGTGAACGGCGAGGTGGTCCTCTACGGCGACACGGTCACGCCCGCGATGCAGAGCGCGATGGAGGAAACGGCCCGCCGCCGCGAGAAGCAGCTCGCCTACAACGCGGAACACGGCATCACGCCGACCACCGTGGTCAAGGGCGTGCGCGACGTGATTCGCGGCGAGGAGGTGGCGGAAGCGGCAGACCCCGCCGACCTCGGCGACGACCGCGACGCCCTCACCACGCAGCTCACCGACCTCGAACTGGAGATGTGGCAGGCGTCGGAAGACCTCGACTTCGAGCGCGCCGCCAGCCTGCGCGACCAGATTCGCGCCATCGAGGCCAAGCTCCAGGGCAAGGAGTTCAAGCAGGCGACGGTGCCGGGGCAGAAGCAGAGGACGCGGCGGAAGGGGGGGGTGCGGTGA
- a CDS encoding LysR substrate-binding domain-containing protein gives MELRHLRHFVALAEEEHFGRAAERVFVVQQALSNSIKNLEDEVGVPLVLRTTRRVQLTPAGREFLVGARETLAQAAQTVERARRAARGEVGRLTVGFVSGLAFGGLPEIVRAFRELYPNVSVDLRELTAQEQEAGLRGGQIDVGLMLLPVRDPGLDSQPLWRQPLVAALPAGHPLARRRRLRIADLRDERFVFFPRHLRATYFDQVMRWCSGAGFTPNVVQEAIEIPTLLSLVAAGVGVFLPIQFFERLSLPGVVYRPLEDAPLIDIVAVWRREEEEEGGPIVRAFLKVAQEALGAQAGG, from the coding sequence ATGGAACTCCGCCACCTCCGTCATTTCGTCGCGCTGGCCGAGGAAGAACACTTCGGGCGGGCGGCGGAGCGCGTGTTTGTGGTGCAGCAGGCCCTCAGCAACTCGATCAAGAACCTGGAAGACGAGGTGGGCGTGCCCCTGGTGCTGCGGACCACCCGGCGGGTGCAGCTCACCCCGGCGGGGCGGGAGTTCCTGGTGGGGGCGCGGGAGACGCTGGCGCAGGCGGCGCAGACGGTGGAGCGGGCACGCCGGGCCGCGCGGGGCGAGGTCGGGCGGCTGACGGTGGGCTTCGTGAGCGGCCTGGCCTTTGGCGGCCTGCCGGAGATCGTGCGGGCCTTCCGGGAGCTGTACCCGAATGTCAGCGTGGACCTGCGCGAACTCACCGCCCAGGAACAGGAGGCCGGGCTGCGCGGCGGACAGATCGACGTGGGGCTGATGCTGCTGCCGGTGCGCGATCCGGGGCTGGACTCGCAGCCGCTCTGGCGGCAACCGCTGGTGGCGGCCCTGCCCGCCGGGCATCCGCTGGCCCGGAGGCGACGCCTGCGAATCGCCGACCTGCGAGACGAACGCTTCGTGTTCTTTCCGCGCCATCTGCGCGCCACCTATTTCGACCAGGTGATGCGCTGGTGCTCTGGAGCAGGCTTTACCCCAAACGTGGTGCAGGAGGCCATCGAGATTCCCACCCTGCTGTCCCTCGTCGCGGCGGGCGTCGGCGTCTTTCTGCCGATCCAGTTCTTCGAGCGCCTCTCGCTGCCGGGCGTGGTGTACCGCCCGCTGGAAGACGCGCCGCTGATCGACATCGTGGCCGTGTGGCGGCGGGAGGAGGAGGAGGAGGGCGGCCCCATCGTGCGGGCCTTTTTGAAGGTGGCGCAGGAGGCGCTGGGGGCGCAGGCGGGGGGGTGA
- a CDS encoding Uma2 family endonuclease, with translation MSDPAFKRMSVEEYLRTEEKSPYKREYVGGFVYPLHAHAGASEEHVLISSNIIAALHADARRTGCRLYQSDMKLFIEDSSTFFYPDVMLVCDRNDTERYFKTAPCLLVEVLSSSTASHDRVAKYATYTAIPTLQTYLIVEQNERRVYAYQREGGKWELQELVGQGSLPCLGRTLTLDEIYAGVL, from the coding sequence ATGAGCGACCCCGCCTTCAAACGCATGAGCGTGGAGGAGTATCTCCGCACCGAGGAGAAAAGCCCGTACAAGCGCGAGTACGTGGGCGGGTTTGTGTACCCACTGCACGCTCATGCCGGGGCGAGTGAGGAACATGTCCTGATCAGCAGCAACATCATCGCCGCACTACATGCGGACGCCAGACGGACGGGCTGCCGCCTCTACCAGTCGGACATGAAACTCTTCATTGAGGACAGCAGCACCTTCTTCTACCCGGACGTGATGCTGGTGTGCGACCGGAACGATACGGAAAGGTACTTCAAGACTGCGCCCTGCCTCCTCGTGGAAGTGCTGTCCAGCAGCACGGCCTCACATGACCGGGTTGCCAAGTACGCCACCTATACCGCCATTCCCACCCTGCAAACGTACCTGATCGTCGAGCAAAACGAGCGGCGCGTGTACGCCTACCAGCGCGAGGGCGGCAAGTGGGAACTTCAGGAACTCGTGGGGCAGGGCAGCCTTCCCTGCCTGGGGCGAACGCTGACGCTGGACGAGATTTACGCCGGGGTGTTGTGA
- a CDS encoding ankyrin repeat domain-containing protein, with the protein MTTDSANDLFAAIHANNPEGVRLLITAEPRLLESVSPSGLSPVLFATYYRRPQIMRLLIEAGAPLSVFEAAATGELAALREHLDAQPDLVNGVSPDGFTPLGLAAFFGREEVAAELLARGAEVNRASANAMRVQPLHSAAAGNHTALALRLLAAGADVNAVQHGGFTPLMSAAQNGNVKLVEALLAAGADPALTTEDGQNAAALAREEGHSAALAILSGARHEAEESRNAPPAPKRETGA; encoded by the coding sequence ATGACCACCGACTCAGCCAACGATCTCTTCGCGGCCATTCACGCGAACAACCCCGAGGGCGTGCGCCTCCTCATCACCGCTGAACCGCGCCTGCTGGAGTCCGTCAGTCCGTCCGGCCTCTCCCCCGTCCTCTTCGCCACGTACTACCGGCGGCCCCAGATCATGCGCCTGCTGATCGAGGCGGGCGCGCCGCTCAGCGTGTTCGAGGCGGCGGCGACCGGCGAACTCGCGGCCCTGCGGGAACATCTGGACGCCCAGCCGGACCTCGTGAACGGCGTGAGTCCCGACGGGTTCACGCCGCTGGGTCTGGCCGCCTTCTTCGGGCGGGAGGAGGTGGCCGCCGAACTGCTGGCACGCGGGGCGGAGGTGAACAGGGCGAGCGCGAACGCGATGCGGGTCCAGCCGCTGCACTCGGCCGCCGCAGGGAATCACACGGCCCTCGCGCTGCGGCTGCTGGCGGCGGGGGCGGACGTGAACGCGGTGCAGCACGGCGGCTTCACGCCGCTGATGAGCGCGGCGCAGAACGGGAACGTGAAGCTGGTCGAGGCGCTGCTGGCGGCGGGGGCAGACCCGGCGCTCACCACCGAGGACGGGCAGAACGCGGCGGCACTTGCCCGGGAGGAAGGCCACAGCGCGGCGCTGGCGATTCTGAGCGGCGCGCGGCACGAGGCTGAAGAAAGCCGGAATGCGCCGCCCGCGCCCAAGCGGGAGACTGGGGCATGA
- the aceE gene encoding pyruvate dehydrogenase (acetyl-transferring), homodimeric type produces the protein MTNVPPKGPPRGGLSPQEREQLNSLETQEWLDSLAYVLANAGDDRAAHLLEELDHYAYFHGAPILFKQNTPYINTIDVEAQPEYPGNLELERKIRNAVRWNAVVMVLRANKRAEGIGGHLATYASSTELYEVGFNHFFRGHGAGVNRDLIFFQGHASPGIYARSFLEGRFSEAQMNNFRRELSPDGPGLSSYPHPWLMPHYWEFPTVSMGLGPIQAIYQARYIKYLENRGLKARGDAKVWAFLGDGEMDEPQSVGALRFAAYENLDNIVFVLNANLQRLDGPVRANSKVIQEFEALFRGAGWNVIKVVWDSKWDELLAKDYNGAIVKRFEALVDGESQRYAAFGGKELREKFFNTPELQSLIEGWTDADLELLNRGGHDVKKVFAAYDAAVKHQGQPTVIIARTVKGYGLGETAQARNVAHQVKKLDFHAMKDLRDLLELPLTDEQVEHLDYYNPGPDSPEIRYMLECRAALGGFVPERIVEYPRPSVPTGEFYEEFAAGSKGRAVSTTMAAVQIMSKLLRDKEIGKYIVPIVPDEARTFGMDALVPRIGIYSPRGQTYTPVDSGSLMVYKEAVNGQMLEEGLTEDGAMSSWIAAATAYANHGVPTIPFYVFYSMFGMQRIGDLVWAAADQRARGFLFGATAGRTTLAGEGLQHQDGNSLLQAYVVPNLKVYDPAFAYELAVIVEAGIQRMYVDNIDEFYYVTIDNENEVQPPMPEDGRSHQEIHDGILKGMYRFQKSGAASDGKGKAKLRAQILASGPAMGAALEAVQKLEAYGVAADVWSVTSYKELHQDALLTQRHNMLHPTEEPRVSYVARQLSQENAPGVLISVSDYVKLGADGLNGHLDRKLWTLGTDGFGRSEDRPELRDFFEVDARYVTLATLYALQREGKIKGDVVAKAIADLGIDPEREAPVLR, from the coding sequence ATGACCAACGTACCGCCGAAGGGGCCACCGCGCGGGGGCCTGTCCCCGCAGGAGCGTGAACAGCTCAACTCCCTGGAAACGCAGGAATGGCTCGATTCGCTCGCCTACGTCCTGGCGAACGCGGGCGACGACCGGGCCGCGCACCTGCTGGAAGAGCTGGACCACTATGCCTACTTCCACGGCGCCCCGATCCTGTTCAAGCAGAACACGCCCTACATCAACACCATTGACGTGGAGGCGCAGCCGGAATATCCCGGCAACCTCGAACTGGAGCGCAAGATTCGCAATGCCGTGCGCTGGAACGCGGTGGTGATGGTGTTGCGGGCCAACAAGCGGGCGGAAGGCATCGGCGGCCACCTCGCCACCTACGCCTCCTCCACCGAGCTGTACGAGGTGGGCTTCAACCACTTCTTCCGGGGGCACGGCGCGGGCGTCAACCGCGACCTGATCTTCTTCCAGGGCCACGCCAGCCCGGGCATCTACGCCCGCTCCTTCCTCGAAGGCCGCTTCAGCGAGGCGCAGATGAACAACTTCCGCCGAGAACTCAGCCCCGACGGCCCCGGCTTATCGAGCTACCCGCACCCCTGGCTGATGCCCCACTACTGGGAATTCCCGACCGTCAGCATGGGCCTCGGCCCGATCCAGGCGATCTACCAGGCGCGCTACATCAAGTACCTCGAAAACCGGGGGCTGAAGGCCAGGGGCGACGCGAAAGTCTGGGCCTTCCTGGGGGACGGTGAGATGGACGAGCCGCAGTCGGTGGGCGCCCTGCGCTTCGCCGCCTATGAGAACCTCGACAACATCGTCTTCGTGCTGAACGCGAACCTTCAGCGCCTCGACGGGCCGGTGCGCGCCAACTCCAAAGTGATTCAGGAGTTCGAGGCGCTGTTCCGCGGTGCGGGCTGGAACGTGATCAAGGTCGTGTGGGACAGCAAGTGGGACGAGCTGCTCGCCAAGGACTACAACGGGGCCATCGTCAAACGCTTCGAGGCGCTGGTGGACGGCGAATCGCAGCGGTACGCGGCCTTCGGCGGCAAGGAACTGCGCGAGAAGTTCTTCAACACGCCCGAACTCCAATCTCTCATCGAGGGCTGGACCGACGCCGACCTCGAACTGCTCAACCGCGGCGGGCACGATGTCAAGAAGGTGTTTGCCGCCTATGACGCCGCCGTGAAGCACCAGGGCCAGCCGACCGTCATCATCGCCCGCACTGTGAAGGGCTACGGCCTGGGCGAGACGGCGCAGGCGCGCAACGTGGCCCACCAGGTCAAGAAGCTGGACTTCCACGCGATGAAGGACCTGCGTGACCTCCTCGAACTGCCCCTCACCGACGAGCAGGTCGAACACCTCGACTACTACAACCCCGGCCCCGACAGCCCGGAGATCAGGTACATGCTGGAGTGCCGCGCCGCGCTGGGCGGCTTCGTGCCCGAGCGGATCGTGGAATATCCGCGCCCCAGCGTGCCGACCGGCGAGTTCTACGAGGAATTCGCGGCGGGCAGCAAGGGCCGCGCGGTGAGCACCACGATGGCCGCCGTGCAGATCATGAGCAAGCTGCTGCGCGACAAGGAGATCGGCAAGTACATCGTGCCCATCGTCCCCGACGAGGCGCGCACCTTCGGGATGGACGCGCTGGTGCCGCGCATCGGCATCTACAGCCCGCGCGGGCAGACGTACACGCCGGTCGATTCGGGCAGCCTGATGGTCTACAAGGAAGCGGTCAACGGGCAGATGCTCGAAGAGGGTCTGACGGAAGACGGCGCGATGTCCTCGTGGATCGCCGCCGCCACCGCCTACGCCAACCACGGCGTCCCGACCATCCCCTTCTACGTCTTCTACTCGATGTTCGGCATGCAGCGTATCGGGGACCTGGTGTGGGCCGCCGCCGACCAGCGCGCACGAGGCTTCCTGTTCGGCGCGACGGCGGGCCGCACCACCCTGGCGGGCGAGGGATTGCAGCACCAGGACGGCAACAGCCTGCTCCAGGCCTACGTGGTGCCCAACCTCAAGGTGTATGACCCGGCCTTCGCCTACGAACTCGCGGTGATCGTCGAGGCGGGCATCCAGCGCATGTACGTGGACAACATCGACGAGTTCTACTACGTCACCATCGACAACGAGAACGAGGTGCAGCCGCCCATGCCGGAGGACGGGCGCAGCCACCAGGAAATCCACGACGGCATCCTCAAGGGGATGTACCGCTTCCAGAAGAGCGGCGCGGCGTCAGATGGGAAGGGCAAGGCCAAGCTCAGGGCGCAGATTCTCGCCAGTGGCCCGGCGATGGGCGCGGCGCTCGAAGCCGTGCAGAAGCTGGAAGCCTACGGCGTGGCCGCCGACGTGTGGAGCGTGACCAGCTACAAGGAACTCCACCAGGACGCCCTGCTGACCCAGCGTCACAACATGCTGCATCCCACTGAAGAACCCCGCGTGTCCTACGTGGCGCGGCAGCTCAGCCAGGAGAACGCCCCCGGCGTGCTGATCTCGGTCAGCGACTACGTGAAGCTGGGCGCCGACGGCCTGAACGGGCACCTCGACCGCAAGCTCTGGACGCTGGGCACCGACGGCTTCGGCCGCTCGGAGGACCGCCCCGAACTGCGTGACTTCTTCGAGGTGGACGCCCGCTACGTGACCCTCGCCACCCTCTATGCCCTCCAGCGCGAAGGCAAGATCAAGGGGGACGTGGTGGCGAAGGCGATTGCCGACCTCGGCATCGACCCCGAGCGGGAAGCGCCGGTCTTGCGTTAA
- the aceF gene encoding dihydrolipoyllysine-residue acetyltransferase has translation MATELKLPDVGDNIEQGTVVTVLVNPGDQITEGQPIIEIETDKAVVEVPASQGGTVEALNVKVGDSVAVGGTILTLAGGASAPASGQTAAPAPGTTVPNVIPESTTVAPDPATANRVAQEQQAAQKAQAESGSQPQAPVGQPSGQAGGGAQVTLPDVGDNISQGTVVTVLVKPGDQITEGQPVIEIETDKAVVEVPASAAGTVQDVRVKEGDTVPVGGLILTLAGQGAQAPAAGGQSGTATAPATGSSAAAPSPDTANRVAQAQQEAQREAAMPGGEQPKPEFPKSQGTYNPQTFDGRQVIPAAPSVRRLARELHVDIHDVHGSGIAGRISEEDVRRAAGTPSVAASGQQPAASSQAVTAPAPAVAAQPLPNFEKWGPVRREDMSGIRKATVRSMTQSWTTIPMVTHFDKADVTRMEEVRKQFGARVEKAGGKLTMTHILMKVVANALRKFPKFGASLDLEQQQVVYKDYVNLGVAVDTPQGLLVPVLKDADRKSITEIVLELNDLAAKARDRKLSPGEMQGATFTISNLGGIGGYGFTPIVNAPEVAILGVSRGSMEPVWNRETGSFEPRNMLPLSLTYDHRLIDGADAARFLRYISETLEDPFLISL, from the coding sequence ATGGCTACGGAACTCAAACTGCCCGACGTGGGCGACAATATCGAGCAGGGCACCGTCGTGACGGTCCTGGTGAATCCCGGTGACCAGATCACCGAGGGGCAGCCCATCATCGAGATCGAGACGGATAAGGCGGTCGTGGAGGTGCCCGCCTCGCAGGGCGGCACGGTCGAGGCCCTGAACGTGAAGGTCGGGGACAGCGTGGCGGTGGGCGGGACGATTCTGACGCTGGCAGGTGGCGCGAGTGCCCCGGCTTCCGGGCAGACCGCGGCTCCGGCCCCCGGGACCACCGTTCCCAACGTCATCCCGGAAAGCACCACCGTCGCGCCCGACCCCGCCACCGCCAACCGCGTCGCGCAGGAGCAGCAGGCCGCGCAGAAGGCGCAGGCGGAGTCCGGCAGCCAGCCCCAGGCCCCGGTCGGCCAGCCGTCGGGCCAGGCGGGCGGCGGGGCGCAGGTCACCCTCCCCGACGTGGGCGACAACATCTCCCAGGGCACGGTCGTGACGGTGCTGGTGAAGCCCGGCGACCAGATCACCGAAGGGCAGCCGGTCATTGAGATCGAGACGGACAAGGCGGTCGTGGAGGTGCCCGCGAGCGCCGCCGGGACCGTGCAGGACGTGCGGGTGAAGGAGGGCGACACCGTGCCGGTGGGCGGCTTGATCCTGACGCTGGCGGGGCAGGGGGCTCAGGCGCCAGCGGCCGGCGGCCAGTCGGGAACTGCCACCGCTCCCGCGACCGGGAGCAGTGCTGCGGCGCCCAGCCCGGACACGGCCAACCGGGTCGCCCAGGCCCAGCAGGAGGCGCAGCGTGAAGCGGCGATGCCGGGCGGCGAGCAGCCCAAGCCCGAGTTTCCCAAATCGCAGGGCACCTACAACCCCCAGACCTTCGACGGTCGCCAGGTGATTCCCGCCGCGCCCAGCGTGCGCCGCCTGGCCCGGGAGCTGCACGTGGACATCCACGACGTTCACGGCAGCGGCATTGCCGGACGCATCAGCGAGGAGGACGTGCGGCGGGCGGCGGGGACGCCCAGCGTGGCGGCCAGCGGCCAGCAGCCAGCGGCCAGCAGTCAGGCCGTGACCGCTCCGGCTCCTGCTGTGGCTGCCCAGCCCCTCCCCAACTTCGAGAAGTGGGGTCCAGTGCGCCGCGAGGACATGAGCGGCATCCGCAAGGCGACGGTGCGCTCCATGACCCAGTCGTGGACCACCATCCCGATGGTCACCCACTTCGACAAGGCCGACGTGACCCGCATGGAGGAAGTCCGCAAACAGTTTGGCGCCCGGGTCGAGAAGGCGGGCGGCAAGCTCACCATGACCCACATCCTGATGAAGGTCGTGGCGAACGCCCTGCGGAAGTTCCCCAAGTTCGGCGCCTCGCTCGACCTGGAACAGCAGCAGGTGGTCTACAAGGACTACGTGAACCTGGGTGTGGCGGTCGACACGCCCCAGGGCCTGCTGGTGCCGGTCCTCAAGGACGCCGACCGCAAGAGCATCACCGAGATCGTGCTGGAGCTGAACGACCTGGCCGCCAAGGCCCGCGACCGCAAGCTGAGCCCGGGCGAGATGCAGGGCGCCACCTTCACCATCTCCAACCTCGGCGGGATCGGCGGATACGGCTTCACCCCCATCGTGAATGCGCCCGAAGTCGCCATCTTGGGCGTTTCGCGCGGCAGCATGGAGCCGGTGTGGAACAGGGAAACCGGCAGCTTCGAACCCCGCAACATGCTGCCCCTCTCGCTGACCTACGACCACCGCCTGATCGACGGCGCCGACGCCGCGCGCTTCCTGCGCTACATCAGCGAGACGTTGGAAGACCCGTTCCTGATCTCGCTGTAA